Genomic window (Croceicoccus sp. Ery15):
TAACCCATGTGAAGGAAGGCGACCGGGTCGGCGTGCCGTGGCTCTACACCGCCTGCGGCCATTGCGTGCACTGTCTCGGCGGGTGGGAAACGCTGTGCGAAAGCCAGCTCAACACCGGCTATTCGGTCAATGGCGGGTTCGCCGACTATGTTCTGGCCGACCCCAACTATGTCGGCCACCTGCCCGACAATGTGGGCTTCAACGAGATCGCGCCGGTGCTGTGCGCGGGCGTGACGGTCTACAAGGGCCTGAAAATGACCGAGACCAAGCCGGGCGATGCGGTGGCGATCTCCGGCATCGGCGGGCTTGGCCACATGGCAGTGCAATATGCGGTCGCGATGGGGCTGAACGTGGTTGCGGTCGACGTCGACGACGCCAAGCTCGAACTGGCGCGCAAGCTCGGCGCGGTGGAGACCGTGAACGCGCGGACCGACAATGACCCTGCCGCGACGGTCAAGCGCCTGACCGGCGGCGTGCGCGGCGCGCTGGTGACCGCGGTGAGCGAGAAGGCCTTCGAACAGGCGGTCGGCATGGTCGGGCGCGGTGGTACGCTTGCGCTCAACGGCCTGCCGCCGGGCGATTTCCCGCTCAACATCTTCGGCATGGTGCTGAACGGCATCACCGTGCGCGGCTCGATCGTGGGCACGCGGCTGGACCTGCAGGAATCGCTCGATTTCGCAGGCGACGGCAAGGTGAAGGCGACGATCTCCACCGCCGGTCTGGACGACATCAATGCGGTGTTCGACCGCATGCGGCAGGGCCAGATCGAAGGGCGCGTCGTCCTGGACATGACCCAATGACGCAAAGTGCCGCGCCGGATGGCCGAGTGGTCCGTCGCGTGATCGCCACCGACGCGGCCACAGCCCTGCTGGGCCAGATCATCGAACGTCATGGCCCCGTGCTTATCCACCAGTCGGGCGGGTGCTGTGACGGCTCCAGCCCGATGGTCTATCCGCGCGGCGAGTTCCGCCTCGGCGGGTCGGACGTGCTGCTGGGCACGATCGGCACCACACCGGTCTATATCGGCGCGGCGCAGTTCGCGGTGTGGAAACACACGCAGCTGATCCTCGACGTGGTGGAAGGGCGAGGCGGCATGTTCAGCCTCGATAATGGAACGGGCCGGCGCTTCCTCGTGCGAAGCCGGACCTATGGGGAGAGAGAAATCGCCATGTTGCACAAGGCCGACAGGTTTCGCGCCATGCAGGCATCGATCGACAGCGATGCGGACGCCTTCTGGCTGGACGAAGCGCACCGGCTCGACTGGAGCGTCTTCCCGACGAAGGCGGACGAGAGCAGCTTCGACAAGGGCGATTTCGGCATTCGCTGGTTCGCCGATGGCGAGCTGAACGTCTCGGTCAATTGCCTCGACCGCCACCTCGAGACGCGCGGCGACCAGCCCGCGATCGTGTTCGAAGGCGACGAGCCGGACGAAGGGCGAACGCTCACCTATCGTGAGCTGCACTGGCAAGTCTGCCGCTTCGCCAACGTCCTGAAAGCCAACGGGATCGGTAAGGGCGACCGGGTGATCCTTTACATGCCGATGGTGCCCGAAGCGGCGATTGCAATGCTCGCCTGCGCCCGGATCGGGGCGGTCCATTCGGTCGTCTTCGGCGGCTTCTCGCCCGACAGCCTGGCCGACCGGATCGCCGATTGCGACGCTACGCTGGTCGTCACCGCCGATGAAGGCACGCGCGGCGGCAAGCGCATTCCCCTCAAGGCCAATGTCGACAGCGCGCTGGAGCGCGCGAGCGGGGTCGACACGGTCATCGTCATGCAGCGGACGGGTGGCCAAGTATCGATGCGCAAGGGGCGCGACATCTTGTGGGAGGAGGCCTGCGCGGATGCCCCCGCCGATTGCCCGCCCGAAGCGATGAACGCGGAAGATCCGCTGTTCATCCTCTATACCTCCGGATCGACCGGCAAGCCCAAGGGCGTGCTGCACACCACCGGCGGGTATCTGCTTTGGTCGACGCTGACCTTCGATCTGCTGTTCGGCCCCGAGGAGGGGAAGGATGTCGCCGACGATCTGTTCTGGTGCACCGCCGATGTCGGCTGGATCACCGGGCACACCTATGTCGTCTACGGCCCGCTCTCCAACGGCGCGCGCACGGTCATGTTCGACGGGGTGCCCAACTATCCCGATCCGGGGCGCCTCTGGGAGACCAGCCAGCGCCTCGGCGTCACGATCTTCTACACCGCGCCGACCGCGATCCGCGCGCTGATGCGGCAGGGCGACCGGTGGGTGACGCGCCACGACCTGTCCGCGATCCGCCTGCTGGGCACGGTGGGCGAGCCGATCAACCATGAGGCCTGGGAATGGTATCATGACATGGTCGGGCGCGGCGAATGCCCGATCGTCGACACCTGGTGGCAGACCGAAACGGGCGGCGCACTGATTGCTCCCGTCCCCGGCGCTACCGAGACTAAGCCCGGCAGCGCGACCCTGCCACTCCCCGGCGTCGACCCCGAACTGGTCGATGGCGAAGGGCATCTTCTCACCGGCGCAACGGAGGGCAATCTGGTTCTCACCCGCAGCTGGCCGGGCATGATGCGCACCATCTTCGGCGACCACGACCGGTTCTTCCAAACCTATTTCAGCACCTTCCCCGGCACCTATTTCACCGGCGACGGCGCGCGGCGCGACGAGGATGGCTATTACTGGATCACCGGCCGGGTCGACGACGTTATCAACGTGTCTGGGCACCGCATGGGCACTGCCGAAGTCGAAAATGCGCTGGACGAGCATGTGCTGGTGGCCGAGGCCGCCGTCGTAGGCATGCCACATGATATCAAGGGCCAAGGCATCCATGCGTTCGTGACGCTGAAAGCCGGCGAAGAAGGCAGCGATGCCTTGCGGCAGGAACTGCGTGACCTGGTGCGCAGCGAGATCGGACCATTCGCCACGCCCGACGTCATCCAATTCGCGCCCGACCTGCCCAAGACCCGGTCGGGCAAGATCATGCGCCGGGTTCTGCGCAAAATCGCCGAGGGGCAGCCTGACGAAATTGGTGACATCTCGACGCTGGCGGAGCCTGCGGTGGTCGAGGATCTGGTGGCCAAGCGCATGAGGCCGTGAACCTCGATTATTTGCTGTGGCCGCTAAGCCCGCTTTCTAGCTAAAACCAGACTGACCGCTGTCGGCCCCTTCGAGCCAGTCAGCTTTGCGCCCCAAGGCGGTCATTCAGGATCCCGCTAGAACTGCCTGTAAGCGGCCATTTCAAATCAGTCGTCGGCCACGCGCTGATCGATAATATTCACGCTGATTCGAAGAGGCCGGTTCGGACCTATCGCCCATCAAGCGGATATAGACCTTCAAGCTTGGCAAAATTAGCCACCCCAGGTGCGGGCTGGCGCGGATGGCGCGTGGGTCTAACGGCCAATCCGCCGAGATCTCCTGCCGCATCAACAACCTTCGCAAGCCTGTCATCATCTATCCGGTAATAGACGAGCTTGGCATCCTTCCGGGTCTTAACGAGGCCCGCATTGCGAAGGACCGCTAGCTGCTGCGAAAGCGTCGGCTGGCCGATCTCGGCTGCGTCGTCGATCTCTCCGACATTGCGTTCCGTGCCGGAAAGCGCCTTCATGATCCGCAAACGCACGGGGTGCGCGAGAGCCTTCAAGGCATCGACCAAATCTTCGTCGGTCATCTCTTCGACCCTCGCTTGGTTTCCTTCATGAACCAGTCGGTCTGGCCTTTTGCGGAAAATACGGTGTCGAGCGAAGCATCGGGCTGAGCCAGCAATGCCTCGCCCGGCTTCCAGTTGGCAGGTGCCAATACGGGGCCATTGTCTACTGCCTGAAGCGCGTCGAGAGTCCGTAGCATTTCAGGCGTCGAGCGACCGACATTGGCAGGATAGCAGGTCATCGCACGGATCACCCCCTCGGGGTCGATGAAGAATGTCGTCCGCACTGTCGCGCTGTCGTTATCGTTCGGCGCGACCATCCCATAAGCGCGGCCGATTACGAGCGTGGGGTCCTCCACAATCGGAAAACGCACCTCGATATCGTAGCGATCGCGGATCAGTCGCAGCCAGGCGAAATGCGAGAACAGGCTATCGACAGAGAGCGCCATCAGCGCGCAATCGCGCTGCTCAAACTCGCCTGCTGACTCAGCCAGGGCCACGAACTCGGTCGTGCAAACGGGCGTGAAATCGGCCGGGTGCGAGAACAGGATCAACCACCGCCCCCGGTGATCCGAAAGGCGGACATCTCCTGTCGTGCTTCGCGCAGAAAAGTCCGGAGCTACATCTCCGATACGTAGTCCTGCGCAGGGTGCCTCTCGTTCGGCATCAGCTTTGATCATCTGTGTCATCCGACCTTCATACCACTTGACAGATCAATAGCAACACATATAAACGATTTATGTAAATGAATGGAGATCAAGCTATGGCTGACGATCAGAACCTCAAGAATGCCGCTTCTCAGATCGAACGTGCCCAGGCCGACAAATGCCTGCGCCCCTCGATTGCGGGATTTTTCGACGAAGCGACGAATACCGTCTCCTATGTCGTCCACGACCCCAAGACGGATGAAGCGGCGATCATCGACTCGGTGTTGGACTTCGAGGCGGCTTCCGGCCGGACCTCGAATGGCTCAGCAGACCGCATCATTGAGTATGTCACCTCGAATAACCTGAAAGTGATATGGCTTATTGAGACCCACGCCCACGCCGATCACATATCTGCCGCCCCTTATCTTCAGGAGCGGCTTGGCGGGAAGTTGGCTATCGGCCGCGATATCATCCGCGTGCAGGAAGTCTTCGGGAAACTCTTCAATGCGGGCACCGACTTCGAACGCGACGGATCGCAGTTCGACAAGCTGTTCGAGGATGGTGAGACCTTCAAGGTCGGCGAGCTCGAAGGTATCGCCCTCCATGTGCCCGGTCACACTCCCGCCGACATGGCTTTCATCATCGGCGACGCGGCCTTCGTCGGCGACACGATCTTCATGCCCGATTTCGGCACCGCACGCGCAGATTTCCCCGGCGGCGACGCAGGACAACTGTTCCGCTCGATACGCCGGCTGCTGTCGCTCCCGGACGAGACCCGGCTCTTCCTATGTCACGACTACAAGGCGCCGGGCCGCGACGAATATGCCTGGGAGACCACCGTCAAACAGCAGCGCGAGGAAAACGTGCATGTGAAGGATGGCGTGACCGAAGAGGACTTCGTCGCGATGCGAACCGACCGCGACAGGACGCTCTCGATGCCCAAGCTGATAATGCCTTCGGTGCAGGTGAACATCCGTGGGGGGCGACTGCCGGACCCGGAAGAGAATGGCGTCAGCTACATCAAGATTCCGGTCAACGCCGTATGACGTTGCCTGGTTTTCCTGAAGCCGCACCCCTCGCCGGACTGGCTGGCGGAGTGCTTATCGGCCTTGCCGCAGCGGTCATGCTGCTCGGCCTTGGCAGGATCGCTGGTGTTTCCGGCCTTGCTGCGAAGGCAGTCGGGCTCGGCGGCAGCGGCATTGCAAGGGGCGGCGCATGGATGTTCGTCATCGGCCTGCCTCTGGGTGCGCTGATCGTAATGCTGGCATCGGGTGGAATTGATGCCACCTTCGCAAACCCGGTTACGCTTGCGATTGCTGGACTGGTGGTGGGCATCGGGACACGTCTCGGCAGCGGCTGCACCAGCGGGCATGGGGTTTGCGGCGTGAGCCGCCTTTCCGGCCGCTCGATCGTCGCCACGCTCACGTTCATGGCTACCGGCATTGCCACGGTCGCGATCATGAATGCGCTCGGGCTGGAGGTGCTGTGATGCGGACCGCCTTTATCTCTTTGGTCACCGGAACTCTGTTCGGGGCGGGCCTTGCCCTCGGTGGCATGACCGATCCGGCGCGCGTGCGCGGTTTCCTTGACGTGTTTGGCGACTGGGATCCGACGCTTGCATTTGTCATGGGCGGTGCCGTCATTGTGATGGCGGTTGCTTGGCGACTGGTCCCGCGGATGGCCGAGCCCTTCGCTGCGAAAGAATTCCACCTCCCGACCAAATCCGATCTCACGCCACGCCTGGTGGGCGGCGCGGCTCTGTTCGGTATCGGCTGGGGAATCGCCGGACTCTGTCCGGGACCGGGCATCGCTGCGCTTGTAATCGAACCTGCATCTGCCGCGATATTCGTCGTCGCAATGCTCGCTGGCATGGCTGTTGTCCGACTTATGGAAGGAGCATCGTCATGAAGCTTACACAGGTAAGCGACACTTTCGCCGTCTCCCAACAGCTTGAACCCGGCGATCTGGCTGAACTGGCCGATGGTGGGTTTGGCACAGTAATTTGCAACAGGCCGGATGGCGAAGAGCCGAACCAGCCCACCGTCGCATCAATGCGAGAAGCAGCCGAAGCGGTTGGGTTGGCCTTCCATCATATCCCGGTCTCGGGTGGCGAATTTCCGCAGGTTGCGATCAAGGCCTTCGCCACGGTCCGCGAAGAAGCGGATGGCAAGGTGCTTGCCTTTTGCCGGACCGGGACGCGCTCCATTACGCTCGATGCACTCGCCAACGTAGAGAATGAAACCGCCGACGCGCGCATCGAACGCGCCGAGCGAGCAGGCTACGATTTGTCCGGTTTGCGCGACCGGCTTGGCGAATAACGAAAAGATACTGGAGAGTTTGTCATGGCCCGAAGCCTAAATCATGAAGTCGTCATCATCGGCGGAGGTTCGGCAGGAATTGCAACCGCATCTTCCATGCTGAAGCGGCGCCCATCGCTCGATATCGCGATCGTCGAGCCGAGCGAGGATCACTATTATCAGCCTGGCTGGACGATGGTCGGCGGAGGCGTCTTCGAAGCGCCAGCCACTAGGCGCACCACGGCGAGCGTGATGCCGAAACAGGCGACCTGGTTGAAACAGTCCGCCGCGTCTTTCCAGCCCGAAAACAATCAGGTCACGCTCAGCGACGGCGCGACAATTACCTACCGCCTTCTGATCGTCGCTCCGGGCATCCGGCTTGCCTGGGAAAAGATTGACGGTCTGGAGGAAACGCTCGGCAAGAACGGTGTTACCTCCAACTACCGCTACGATCTGGCGCCCTACACATGGGACCTCGTGCGCAACCTGAAATCGGGCCGCGCGATCTTCAGCCAGCCGCCGATGCCCATCAAGTGCGCAGGTGCGCCGCAGAAAGCGATGTATCTTTCATGCGATGCCTGGATGGAACGCGGTGTGCTCGACGATATTGACGTTGAATTCCGCAATGCCGGTGGCGTCCTGTTCGGGGTGAAGGAATACGTCCCGGCGCTAATGGAATATGTCGAGAAATACGGAATCGACCTCAAACTCAACCAGACGCTCGTCGCGGTTGACGGCCCCAGCAAAAAGGCCGTCTTCAAGACCGAAGCCGGTGAGGAGACTGTCGAATTCGACATGCTTCACGCAGTGCCGCCGCAGGTTGCACCGCAATTCGTTGCCGACAGCCCGCTCGCCAACGCCGAAAGCGGCTTTGTCGATATCGACAAGTTCACGCTCCAGCACGTTCGTTATCCGAACGTTTTCGGCATCGGCGATGCCGGTTCCACACCCAATGCCAAGACGATGGCCGCTGCGCGTAAGCAGGCCCCGATCGTTGCAGTCAATGCGCTCGCCCAGCTCGATGCAAAGCAGCCTTGGGCCGACTACGACGGCTACGGCTCATGCCCGCTGACCGTCGAACGCGGAAAGATTGTGTTGGCCGAGTTCGGATATGACGGAAAGCTTCTCCCGAGCTTCCCGAAATGGGTTATCGACGGCACGCGACCGCGACGGCTCAGCTGGCTACTGAAATCGGAAGCTCTGCCCTGGGTCTACTGGAACGGCATGCTCAAGGGCCATGAGTGGCTGGCCAAACCGCAAATGAAGAAAGCTGCCTGATCGTGAGCGAGAGCAATCCAGAAGCGTCTGGCTTGCCGCGCAGGCACAAGCTCGGGCTGGTGGCGCAATACCTGCCAATCCTCGAATGGGGCCGGACCTATAACGGTTCGGTCCTTACGAACGATCTCGTCGCGGCGATCATCGTAACGATCATGCTGATCCCGCAGAGCCTCGCCTATGCGCTGCTGGCGGGGCTGCCGCCGGTGGTGGGCCTCTACGCATCGATACTGCCGCTGGTTGCCTATGCGATCTTCGGCACCAGCCGCACCCTCGCGGTGGGGCCCGTGGCAGTGGTGTCGCTGATGACGGCAAGCGCAGCCGGAGCGGTCGCGGCTCAAGGCACCGCGCTTTATCTCGAAGCCGCAATCACGCTCGCCGCCTTGTCCGGCGTGATGCTGGCCCTGCTCGGCTTCCTGCGCATGGGCTTCCTCGCTAACTTGCTCTCGCATCCGGTCATCAGTGGGTTCATCACCGCCAGTGGCATCCTGATCGCGACGAGCCAATTGAAGCACATCCTCGGCGTCACGGCGGGTGGCGACAATTGGCCCGAAATGCTCGGCGGGCTCGCTTCTACGATCAACACGATCAATCCGTGGACCCTCGCAGTCGGTATTCCCGCAACGCTGTTCCTGTTCTGGGTGCGCAAGGGTTTGAAGCCAAATTTGGTCAAACTGGGCTTGACACCGCGTGCTGCCGACATTGCTGCCAAGGCGGGGCCGGTCGTCGCGGTGATCGCGACGATCTTGGCGGCAGTTGGCCTCGACCTCGAAGACCGCGGCGTAAACCTCGTAGGCGCAATCCCGCAAGGCCTACCTCCATTCGCCCTCCCATCCACCGATCTTGGCTTGATTGGGCAGTTGTGGGTTCCGGCACTGCTCATCTCCATCATCGGCTTTGTAGAAAGCGTATC
Coding sequences:
- the acs gene encoding acetate--CoA ligase; translation: MTQSAAPDGRVVRRVIATDAATALLGQIIERHGPVLIHQSGGCCDGSSPMVYPRGEFRLGGSDVLLGTIGTTPVYIGAAQFAVWKHTQLILDVVEGRGGMFSLDNGTGRRFLVRSRTYGEREIAMLHKADRFRAMQASIDSDADAFWLDEAHRLDWSVFPTKADESSFDKGDFGIRWFADGELNVSVNCLDRHLETRGDQPAIVFEGDEPDEGRTLTYRELHWQVCRFANVLKANGIGKGDRVILYMPMVPEAAIAMLACARIGAVHSVVFGGFSPDSLADRIADCDATLVVTADEGTRGGKRIPLKANVDSALERASGVDTVIVMQRTGGQVSMRKGRDILWEEACADAPADCPPEAMNAEDPLFILYTSGSTGKPKGVLHTTGGYLLWSTLTFDLLFGPEEGKDVADDLFWCTADVGWITGHTYVVYGPLSNGARTVMFDGVPNYPDPGRLWETSQRLGVTIFYTAPTAIRALMRQGDRWVTRHDLSAIRLLGTVGEPINHEAWEWYHDMVGRGECPIVDTWWQTETGGALIAPVPGATETKPGSATLPLPGVDPELVDGEGHLLTGATEGNLVLTRSWPGMMRTIFGDHDRFFQTYFSTFPGTYFTGDGARRDEDGYYWITGRVDDVINVSGHRMGTAEVENALDEHVLVAEAAVVGMPHDIKGQGIHAFVTLKAGEEGSDALRQELRDLVRSEIGPFATPDVIQFAPDLPKTRSGKIMRRVLRKIAEGQPDEIGDISTLAEPAVVEDLVAKRMRP
- a CDS encoding helix-turn-helix transcriptional regulator, yielding MTDEDLVDALKALAHPVRLRIMKALSGTERNVGEIDDAAEIGQPTLSQQLAVLRNAGLVKTRKDAKLVYYRIDDDRLAKVVDAAGDLGGLAVRPTRHPRQPAPGVANFAKLEGLYPLDGR
- a CDS encoding FAD/NAD(P)-binding oxidoreductase — translated: MARSLNHEVVIIGGGSAGIATASSMLKRRPSLDIAIVEPSEDHYYQPGWTMVGGGVFEAPATRRTTASVMPKQATWLKQSAASFQPENNQVTLSDGATITYRLLIVAPGIRLAWEKIDGLEETLGKNGVTSNYRYDLAPYTWDLVRNLKSGRAIFSQPPMPIKCAGAPQKAMYLSCDAWMERGVLDDIDVEFRNAGGVLFGVKEYVPALMEYVEKYGIDLKLNQTLVAVDGPSKKAVFKTEAGEETVEFDMLHAVPPQVAPQFVADSPLANAESGFVDIDKFTLQHVRYPNVFGIGDAGSTPNAKTMAAARKQAPIVAVNALAQLDAKQPWADYDGYGSCPLTVERGKIVLAEFGYDGKLLPSFPKWVIDGTRPRRLSWLLKSEALPWVYWNGMLKGHEWLAKPQMKKAA
- a CDS encoding MBL fold metallo-hydrolase, which gives rise to MADDQNLKNAASQIERAQADKCLRPSIAGFFDEATNTVSYVVHDPKTDEAAIIDSVLDFEAASGRTSNGSADRIIEYVTSNNLKVIWLIETHAHADHISAAPYLQERLGGKLAIGRDIIRVQEVFGKLFNAGTDFERDGSQFDKLFEDGETFKVGELEGIALHVPGHTPADMAFIIGDAAFVGDTIFMPDFGTARADFPGGDAGQLFRSIRRLLSLPDETRLFLCHDYKAPGRDEYAWETTVKQQREENVHVKDGVTEEDFVAMRTDRDRTLSMPKLIMPSVQVNIRGGRLPDPEENGVSYIKIPVNAV
- a CDS encoding DUF6691 family protein; its protein translation is MRTAFISLVTGTLFGAGLALGGMTDPARVRGFLDVFGDWDPTLAFVMGGAVIVMAVAWRLVPRMAEPFAAKEFHLPTKSDLTPRLVGGAALFGIGWGIAGLCPGPGIAALVIEPASAAIFVVAMLAGMAVVRLMEGASS
- the adhP gene encoding alcohol dehydrogenase AdhP; this translates as MSKSMKAAVVRAFGEPLRIEEVPVPEVQPGMIQVAIQASGVCHTDLHAAEGDWPVKPEPPFIPGHEGVGFVSAVGKGVTHVKEGDRVGVPWLYTACGHCVHCLGGWETLCESQLNTGYSVNGGFADYVLADPNYVGHLPDNVGFNEIAPVLCAGVTVYKGLKMTETKPGDAVAISGIGGLGHMAVQYAVAMGLNVVAVDVDDAKLELARKLGAVETVNARTDNDPAATVKRLTGGVRGALVTAVSEKAFEQAVGMVGRGGTLALNGLPPGDFPLNIFGMVLNGITVRGSIVGTRLDLQESLDFAGDGKVKATISTAGLDDINAVFDRMRQGQIEGRVVLDMTQ
- a CDS encoding YeeE/YedE family protein, whose amino-acid sequence is MTLPGFPEAAPLAGLAGGVLIGLAAAVMLLGLGRIAGVSGLAAKAVGLGGSGIARGGAWMFVIGLPLGALIVMLASGGIDATFANPVTLAIAGLVVGIGTRLGSGCTSGHGVCGVSRLSGRSIVATLTFMATGIATVAIMNALGLEVL
- a CDS encoding SulP family inorganic anion transporter, with protein sequence MSESNPEASGLPRRHKLGLVAQYLPILEWGRTYNGSVLTNDLVAAIIVTIMLIPQSLAYALLAGLPPVVGLYASILPLVAYAIFGTSRTLAVGPVAVVSLMTASAAGAVAAQGTALYLEAAITLAALSGVMLALLGFLRMGFLANLLSHPVISGFITASGILIATSQLKHILGVTAGGDNWPEMLGGLASTINTINPWTLAVGIPATLFLFWVRKGLKPNLVKLGLTPRAADIAAKAGPVVAVIATILAAVGLDLEDRGVNLVGAIPQGLPPFALPSTDLGLIGQLWVPALLISIIGFVESVSVAQTLAAKRRQRIAPNQELIGLGASNIASAFSGGYPVTGGFARSVVNFDAGAETPAAGAYTAVGIALAGLFLTPLLYSLPIATLAATIIVAVLSLVDLKTPGQLWNYSKADFAAHMATIAITLLAGVELGVIAGVGVGLLLYLWRASRPHAAIVGRVPETEHFRNVDRHKVFTVPHVLSIRIDESLTYLNARWLEEYVLEEIADRPDVRHLILMCSAVNEIDASGLESLEAINHRMIDAGIGLHLSEVKGPVMDRLKRTHFVEELNGQVFLSQNRAFRELSANGGPPVEPIADAARGMI
- a CDS encoding peroxiredoxin, with amino-acid sequence MIKADAEREAPCAGLRIGDVAPDFSARSTTGDVRLSDHRGRWLILFSHPADFTPVCTTEFVALAESAGEFEQRDCALMALSVDSLFSHFAWLRLIRDRYDIEVRFPIVEDPTLVIGRAYGMVAPNDNDSATVRTTFFIDPEGVIRAMTCYPANVGRSTPEMLRTLDALQAVDNGPVLAPANWKPGEALLAQPDASLDTVFSAKGQTDWFMKETKRGSKR
- a CDS encoding TIGR01244 family sulfur transferase; protein product: MKLTQVSDTFAVSQQLEPGDLAELADGGFGTVICNRPDGEEPNQPTVASMREAAEAVGLAFHHIPVSGGEFPQVAIKAFATVREEADGKVLAFCRTGTRSITLDALANVENETADARIERAERAGYDLSGLRDRLGE